In the genome of Pseudanabaena mucicola str. Chao 1806, the window GCTCGTAAATTGAGCATTTGCGACTAGTTCGATCAAAATTAATGCACCAACCATCGATACCGACCATACTTAAATATTGTTGTAACTCTGCGGGGGTGAGATAGTCATCAAGATCAGGGCGATCGCGCGGATCAAGATTACAACAAGCGCCACAACCGCTAATACATTGCCAAGTTGCCATTATTTCTACTTCTATTTGCCTGATTAATCCTGATTAATATACTAATCCTCAATGGTTTGTAGAAGAGCACCCCGAAGGGATGCGCTTCCCAATTTACAGAAAATAATCCCGAATTAAGCCATCGACAATTTCTGGGCATTCGTCGTGAGGGCAATGTCCTGCATTAATGTAATGCTCCGTCAGCGAAGGATAAAACTCACGGAATTTTGCTCCCCTCACACGGGAGTTCATCCAAGGATCACCCTCACCCCAAATAACCAATAAAGGGCAAGTCATTGAGGTGAGTAGCTGATCGACCTTTTTGCCTTGGGGTGTACTAAATACTGAGGCAAAAACCTGTGCAGCGCCTTCATCACAGGATGGACGATAAATTTCTTCGACTAGTTGATCGGTTACGGCAGATTGATCGAGATATACCTTTTGCAAAGTGCTGCGAATCCGTGATTTTTGGCGCACAAATGCGAAGAGTAACTGATTTGCCCAAGGTTGCCGTAAAACGCCTTGCAGAGTTTTACTAATTGCCTTTTGAACAGGATTTACTTTTTGAGCTCCAAGAGGACTCGTATCGGTGAAAGGACCTGCACTATTGAGCAATACAACGCCTGCTACGGATTGGGGATGGTCAGCCGCCACACATAAAGAGGCATAGCCGCCAAGGGAGTTACCAGCAATGATCGTTGGGCGTTGAATTTGCGCGCTAATAAAATCATGAAGCTGATCGCGCCATAGGTCTCCACTATATTGCCATGCAGGTTTTTGCG includes:
- a CDS encoding alpha/beta fold hydrolase, with translation MVLANNESIAGQYWLWRDQKIYFVKAGASSQRPPLLLVHGFGASTDHWRKNISDLSQDFEVYAIDLLGFGRSQKPAWQYSGDLWRDQLHDFISAQIQRPTIIAGNSLGGYASLCVAADHPQSVAGVVLLNSAGPFTDTSPLGAQKVNPVQKAISKTLQGVLRQPWANQLLFAFVRQKSRIRSTLQKVYLDQSAVTDQLVEEIYRPSCDEGAAQVFASVFSTPQGKKVDQLLTSMTCPLLVIWGEGDPWMNSRVRGAKFREFYPSLTEHYINAGHCPHDECPEIVDGLIRDYFL